The genomic window AGCTCGAAACTAACGCTGTACCTCCCGGGTTGTCCAACGAGGTGGGTCCCAGAGAAAGGCTGTTGACAAACGGCGGGTTGGTAAAAACATTGATCTCATAACGGCTCACCGCAGAAGAATCGAAAAACATTCCATAACCCGCGCGGACTGAAGTCATGCCTTTCCCTGTCGGGTCCCATGCCAGACCAAAACGAGGGGCAACGTCCAGCGTATTTTGGTTGTTGATCGTGCTCCCAAAGGGTGACCCATTTCCGCCAATAATGATGCCATTCAAGGGAGTTCCGGTGGCCGCCAGCTTGCCCGTGTATGGGTCAATCGGAGGTGCCCCGGCGGAGCTGAATGTGGCTGGGTCAAAGTTTGTCAGGTGGTTGTTTGCGTCCGTGGGCTGTCGAAACAAAGAATACCGGAGTCCATAGGACAGCGTCAGGTTTGATTTCACCTGATACGTGTCCTGCGCATAAATTTCCCACTGCTGCTGTCGAATGACTGCCCGGAAATCCTTCGATGCCTGCCCAAAGGAGCTAGCATTTCCTGTCAGGAAATTTGCCCACTCCTGATATTCGCTGTTGGTCCCATTCGGTGCTTGAGTGGGAAAACCAAAATTCCCCTGGTTCCCCGACGCCGAATTCTCATCCTTCTGATACCAGTTGTAGGTCACTCCGAACTTCATGGAGTGTCGGCCCACGATCTTGGCCAAGTGATCAAAAAGATTGTTGTTGTCATTAAAGTCCCGATATTGACCACGATCAGAAATACTGCTGAAGTACGTGTAACCAAGTACTGGCGCAACATTCAGACTCGAAGCGTACGGCAGTTTGATCGCCGACAAAATATCTGGAGAATTTTTCCCTGCTGTGAGCCCAACCGGAGAACTCAGGATCCCGCCGTGGGAATAGTTGTATCCCGCATCATTAATCAACGTGGGCGAAATTGTATTGGTAGCATGAATGATGAAAATGCGTCCCGGTGAGTTTGTCGAAGAAGTCGCGACCCCGGGCAAGGCACTTCCGATAAACAGGCCTCCCGGCTCTGTCGTGGGAATTGTATCGTTTTCAAACCTTCCAAAGATCCTGAAGTTAGGACTGAAAACCTGGTCAATCCTAACGATTTCCTGGTGGAAATTAAAGATGTTCCGACCAATGGAGGTCAGAGTACATCCGCCTGTACAGTTTGGATTATCGGGCTGTGGCAGCTTGCTAAAAATGTCCTTGATATACGCCTGTGCAGCGGGCGAGATGTTGGTCACCTGAAATCCCTGCTGCACGCACGTTCCTCCGGGTGCACTCCACTGGACACAAACCGGGGTCGAAGATGCGGAGAGATCGCCGCGCAGCTCTGCTACGCTGGGCACATTGGCCAGAAAGTTCGTATAAGTGATGACGCGTCTGGCCTCCTCTGAGAAGAAGAAAAATGTTTTGTCATGCCAGATCGGGCCGCCAATCGTCCCTCCAAAGTCGTTATAGCGTAATGGTGGAATCGCAATGTGTTTTCTGTTGTTAAGGTATGTGTTGGCATTCAGAACATTGTTTCGGAAAAATTCATACACGTCCCCATGAAACTGGTTTGTTCCGGCATTGGTGATGACATTGATTTGTCCGCTGGAACTGCGGCCAAACTCCGCGTTGTAGTTACTGCGTTGGACGGAGAACTCAGCAATCGAATCCACACTGGGATACGCAAGAAGCGTGAGATTGGCGCCCCTGTCCACATTGTCCGCACCGTCAATGTTCCATGTGTTCTGGGTGGGCCGGCTTCCGTTGATGGAAAAGTTGATCTGATTGGAAGTGCCGACAGGATTGCTCGCTCCAACATACAACTGGTCCGAGGCCAGACCCGTAGAAACTCCCGGCATCAAGGCTACAAGCTGCTCATAATTTCTTGTCGTTAAGGGCAGCTCGCGGATTTGCGTTCCACTGATTACCGTCTGCGCCTGAGCACTCTGCAAATCCACCTGTAAAGCCGATGCTGATACGTTCACCGTCTGCTGCGTACTTCCGGGCTCTAGTACGATATCCACGGTCAGGTTTTGGTTCACATTCAGCTTTAAATTGCTATGGTCCGCTTTCTTAAAGCCGGGAGCTTCAGCGCTCACCGTGTACGTCCCGACAGGCACAAATGGGGCCGTGTACTCACCGGTAGAATTGGTTTTTGCACTGAACACAACAATGTTCTGGGCAGAATTGGTAACAGTAATCGTCGCATCCGGAACCACGGCTCCTGAGCTGTCCCTTACCGTACCTGTAATCGTGCCTGAAATGGTTTGTCCCACAGCGATGGCTGTGGTGACCATTAGTAAGACCCCCACAAAGAATGGCTGATAGCAGCGAAATGAAGAACGTTTCATTTTGTGCCTGACCTCCCCAATCATCTTTCGAAAAATTTCCGCTTAGGCTGGAGCTGGACCGTAATTTTCTCTTGGAAACCAACTATCGGCTGCTGGCTGGTCGTTCGTCAAGAAAAAAATCTATACATCTATAAGACCGGACTGCTACTACACTTTTTACAGAAAGGACCCACTGCCTGGGAAGATGCACAAAAGAAATTTATGCTTGCCAGAAAAGTAGCGATGGCCCCTCATTTCTCCCTTCGCATTCCATTTTTTTGCGACTGTATATATCTGCTGAATGCTTTCCACCCGTTACACTAGCCAAAAACGGAGCTCATCTTTGCTGCCAGCAAACCAAAAAACATCTCCCAGTGGCGATCTGCCTCGCGTCCTGAGTGCTTCTCATGCAACCGCCATCGTTGTTGGCACCATCATTGGCAGCGGAATCTTTCTGGTCCCTCACGAGATGGTACGTGCAGTTGGCTCCTCCGGACTCGTCTATCTGGCGTGGTTCACCGGCGGCTTGCTTTCCCTCTTCGGGGCCATGACTTATGCCGAACTTGGCGCCATGATGCCTTATGCCGGAGGCGAATATGTCTATATACGCAAGGCATATGGGGACTTGCCCGCTTTTCTGTATATGTGGACCTGGTTCTCCGTTGCCAAACCTGCATCGATAGCCAGCGTAACCAGCGGACTGGCGCGGACGGTGGCCATCTTCGGCCCTCTGAGCTGGCTGGAAACTCCTGTATTTCACAGCTCCCAGTTTCTTGAGTGGTCGCAGATCTTTGCCATCGCTGCTACCTGGCTTATCACGGGTCTTAACTATCTCGGCATGAAGAAGGCCGGTGACTTTCAACTTTTTTTCACCTGGCTGAAGGGCGTTCTGATCGTAGTCATTGTCGGCTTCTGTTTTGCGTCTCGTGCGGGAACTCTGACCAATTTCCACACCCAGTTCACCGGCGCCCAGGGAGGTTTCGGCGGCTTCATGGTCGCAATGATTGCTGTTCTGTGGGCCTACGATGGCTGGAATGACCTCACGATGGTTGCAGGAGAAGTCCAGCGTCCAGAACGCAGTCTGCCGATTGCTCTCATTTTTGGACTATTCGTCGTGGGAGCGTTGTATATGGCCACCAACGCCGCGATCCAGTATATTCTTCCCGCTGCGCAGATCGCCGTTTCTCCTCGTCCTGCTGTTGCTGCCATGGACGTTGTCTCGGGTCATCCCGGGGCCGTCCTGGTC from Pseudacidobacterium ailaaui includes these protein-coding regions:
- a CDS encoding TonB-dependent receptor domain-containing protein — encoded protein: MKRSSFRCYQPFFVGVLLMVTTAIAVGQTISGTITGTVRDSSGAVVPDATITVTNSAQNIVVFSAKTNSTGEYTAPFVPVGTYTVSAEAPGFKKADHSNLKLNVNQNLTVDIVLEPGSTQQTVNVSASALQVDLQSAQAQTVISGTQIRELPLTTRNYEQLVALMPGVSTGLASDQLYVGASNPVGTSNQINFSINGSRPTQNTWNIDGADNVDRGANLTLLAYPSVDSIAEFSVQRSNYNAEFGRSSSGQINVITNAGTNQFHGDVYEFFRNNVLNANTYLNNRKHIAIPPLRYNDFGGTIGGPIWHDKTFFFFSEEARRVITYTNFLANVPSVAELRGDLSASSTPVCVQWSAPGGTCVQQGFQVTNISPAAQAYIKDIFSKLPQPDNPNCTGGCTLTSIGRNIFNFHQEIVRIDQVFSPNFRIFGRFENDTIPTTEPGGLFIGSALPGVATSSTNSPGRIFIIHATNTISPTLINDAGYNYSHGGILSSPVGLTAGKNSPDILSAIKLPYASSLNVAPVLGYTYFSSISDRGQYRDFNDNNNLFDHLAKIVGRHSMKFGVTYNWYQKDENSASGNQGNFGFPTQAPNGTNSEYQEWANFLTGNASSFGQASKDFRAVIRQQQWEIYAQDTYQVKSNLTLSYGLRYSLFRQPTDANNHLTNFDPATFSSAGAPPIDPYTGKLAATGTPLNGIIIGGNGSPFGSTINNQNTLDVAPRFGLAWDPTGKGMTSVRAGYGMFFDSSAVSRYEINVFTNPPFVNSLSLGPTSLDNPGGTALVSSYPSPLAAVSTNWHIPYAQEWSLDVQHQLPSQWLFDVGYYGAVGRHLLGEIDLNQPLPGAYVTALAPYGVTGPPTRGKTTQQLNYIRPYKGYDAINTQITEYMSNYNGLQVALQKRFSASSQLNLNYTWSKAMTNAFNDTSPAQNTYNLAAEYGPARYDRTHIFNANFVYDLPFFQSQSGFAGHTLGGWGFTGIGYVYSGLPYTVTGVLNDPAGQGVLDGNSAASGRPDLVGNPNKASANGVRIHNNNGIQPWFNTSAYAQVCPTVGGVTTCPTGARPGNSHPGSVRGPGLWRGDLALHKNTKITESVNLQFRAEASNVFNHTNPDGISTSYTSSLFGKVTSYRDPRILQLALKLNF
- a CDS encoding APC family permease codes for the protein MLPANQKTSPSGDLPRVLSASHATAIVVGTIIGSGIFLVPHEMVRAVGSSGLVYLAWFTGGLLSLFGAMTYAELGAMMPYAGGEYVYIRKAYGDLPAFLYMWTWFSVAKPASIASVTSGLARTVAIFGPLSWLETPVFHSSQFLEWSQIFAIAATWLITGLNYLGMKKAGDFQLFFTWLKGVLIVVIVGFCFASRAGTLTNFHTQFTGAQGGFGGFMVAMIAVLWAYDGWNDLTMVAGEVQRPERSLPIALIFGLFVVGALYMATNAAIQYILPAAQIAVSPRPAVAAMDVVSGHPGAVLVSAAMALSIFVTLNGTIMSGARIPFAAARDRLFFQKMAHVHPRFQSPSTSLIVQGLLSTLLLLAVGRFQQLFELAIFSEWLFYMITATTIFVYRKRYPDAPRPYRVWGYPVLPALFITASAILLYYSYAENLRNSLIGTVIIASGIPLFLWLRKQYAVPARIS